From Vitis vinifera cultivar Pinot Noir 40024 chromosome 5, ASM3070453v1, the proteins below share one genomic window:
- the LOC100254552 gene encoding PH, RCC1 and FYVE domains-containing protein 1, translating into MADPVSYGNSERDIEQALVTLKKGTQLIKYSRKGKPKFRPFRISTDETTLIWYSHGEERNLKLSSVSRIIPGQRTAVFRRYLRPEKDYLSFSLLYNNGERSLDLICKDKVEAEVWLAGLQALISTGQHRNRRTRSDIPDFHDGGDFIQNGRPFGVNLDFASSIARGRSSVDLSSRDSSLNWASSDAGSERTNMQLRTSGVDGFRISVSSTPSCSSQGSGPDDIESLGDVYVWGEVWCDGVLPDGSVSPFPIKIDVLTPKSLESNVVLDVHQIACGVRHVALVTRQGEVFTWGEESGGRLGHGIDNDFSRPHLVEFLAVNNVDFVACGEYHTCAVSTSGDLFTWGDGTHNAGLLGHGTEVSHWIPKRVSGPLEGLQVLSVACGTWHSALATSNGKLFTFGDGTFGVLGHGDRESVPYPREVQILSGLKTIKVACGVWHTAAIIEVMSQSGTNISSRKLFTWGDGDKHRLGHGSKETYLLPTCVSALIDYNFHQLACGHTMTVALTTSGHVFTMGGTAYGQLGNPLSDGRLPCLVQDKLVGEFVEEISCGAYHVAVLTSRSEVFTWGRGANGRLGHGDTEDRRSPTFVEALKDRNVKSISCGSNFTASICIHKWVSGADQSVCSGCRQAFGFTRKRHNCYNCGLVHCHACSSKKALKAALAPTPGKPHRVCDPCYAKLKAAEAGDASIFNRKNTVPRRSIDATIRSDRGEVRSARILMSPGPINYFEFKPARLGPRPDPSPMIQSSQGPSLLKDIAFPSSLSALQNALKPVITASPQTAPPPPPQPAFSRPVSPYSRRPSPPRSAGPVFSRSVIDSLKKTNELLNQEVTKLQNQVRSLKQKSEGQDAEIQKLRKNAQEADLLALEESSKCTVAKEVVKSITTQLKEMEKQLPPEVYDSETFKSMQTQIEAFLNTSGTQAAEFSSSLPADLESDQKNAPVTNPLGVEDHVNAAGLTDLTQNGESSVQDSSKLSISITRDAVPQQSTENGSRSAAKYEGEPESTEQFEPGVYVTFIALKNGTKIFKRVRFSKRKFGGQQAEEWWKENKERLLRKYTPPASSSAPTGSSVPPAPTDESNELAQSSQT; encoded by the exons ATGGCAGATCCTGTTAGTTATGGGAATTCTGAGCGTGACATCGAGCAA GCACTTGTTACTTTGAAAAAAGGGACTCAGCTAATCAAGTACAGCCGGAAAGGGAAGCCCAAGTTTCGTCCATTCAGAATCTCTACA GATGAAACGACATTGATCTGGTATTCACatggagaagaaagaaatttgAAACTATCTTCTGTATCACGGATTATCCCTGGACAGAGAACT GCTGTTTTTAGAAGATATTTGCGCCCTGAAAAagattatttatcattttcacTTCTATACAATAACGGTGAAAGATCTCTTGATCTG ATCTGCAAGGACAAAGTTGAAGCTGAAGTTTGGCTTGCGGGTCTCCAGGCATTAATTTCTACTGGACAACATCGTAATAGACGCACCAGAAGTGACATTCCCGAT TTCCATGATGGTGGGGATTTCATTCAAAATGGCCGGCCATTTGGTGTAAATCTAGATTTTGCTTCAAGCATTGCACGTGGTAGGTCATCTGTTGATCTGAGTTCTCGTGACTCTTCTTTGAATTGGGCGAGCTCAGATGCGGGGTCAGAACGCACAAATATGCAACTAAGAACAAGTGGAGTGGATGGTTTCCGGATTAGTGTTTCGAGCACTCCTAGCTGCTCAAGTCAAGGTTCTGGACCAGATGACATAGAATCGTTGGGTGATGTTTATGTCTGGGGAGAGGTATGGTGTGATGGGGTTTTACCTGATGGATCAGTGAGCCCATTCCCTATAAAAATAGATGTTCTGACTCCAAAATCCTTGGAGTCAAATGTGGTTCTAGATGTTCATCAGATTGCTTGTGGTGTTCGGCATGTTGCTCTTGTTACCAGGCAAGGAGAAGTTTTCACCTGGGGGGAGGAATCTGGTGGGAGACTTGGCCATGGAATAGATAACGACTTCAGTCGCCCTCATCTTGTTGAATTTCTAGCAGTAAATAATGTGGACTTTGTTGCATGTGGTGAGTATCATACATGTGCTGTATCTACATCCGGTGATTTATTTACCTGGGGTGATGGTACTCATAATGCTGGACTTCTTGGTCATGGCACTGAGGTTAGCCACTGGATACCAAAAAGAGTTTCTGGTCCTTTAGAAGGACTTCAGGTTTTATCTGTTGCATGTGGCACATGGCACTCAGCACTGGCAACTTCCAATGGGAAACTCTTTACATTTGGTGATGGAACTTTTGGTGTTCTAGGCCATGGAGATCGAGAAAGTGTTCCATATCCAAGGGAGGTTCAAATATTAAGTGGACTAAAGACGATTAAGGTTGCATGTGGAGTATGGCATACAGCAGCTATCATAGAGGTTATGAGCCAGTCTGGTACAAATATTTCATCTAGAAAGTTGTTCACCTGGGGTGATGGTGATAAACACCGTTTAGGTCATGGAAGCAAGGAAACTTACCTGCTTCCGACTTGTGTCTCTGCACTTATTGACTATAATTTCCATCAGCTGGCATGTGGACATACTATGACTGTTGCCCTCACTACATCAGGACATGTGTTCACAATGGGTGGTACTGCATATGGTCAACTAGGAAATCCACTTTCTGATGGGAGATTACCTTGTTTGGTACAAGATAAATTGGTCGGTGAGTTTGTTGAAGAAATTTCATGTGGGGCCTATCATGTTGCTGTGCTGACATCAAGAAGTGAAGTATTCACTTGGGGAAGAGGTGCCAATGGAAGATTGGGACATGGGGACACAGAAGATAGGAGATCTCCAACATTTGTCGAAGCGCTAAAAGATAGGAATGTAAAAAGCATATCATGTGGTTCCAATTTCACTGCAAGTATTTGCATTCATAAGTGGGTCTCTGGAGCAGACCAATCAGTTTGCTCTGGTTGCAGGCAGGCATTTGGTTTTACCAGGAAGCGGCACAACTGCTACAACTGTGGGCTAGTGCATTGCCATGCTTGCAGTTCCAAAAAGGCATTAAAAGCTGCATTGGCTCCAACTCCAGGCAAACCGCATCGAGTATGTGACCCTTGCTATGCAAAACTCAAAGCAGCTGAGGCTGGAGATGCCTCtatttttaataggaaaaacACTGTCCCCCGCCGATCAATAGATGCAACAATCAGGTCAGATAGAGGAGAGGTAAGGTCTGCAAGGATTCTGATGTCTCCTGGACCaatcaattattttgaatttaaaccAGCAAGGCTTGGGCCAAGACCAGATCCTTCTCCCATGATCCAATCTTCCCAAGGTCCATCACTTCTTAAAGACATTGCATTTCCAAGTTCACTGAGTGCTCTTCAAAATGCTTTAAAGCCTGTTATTACAGCATCACCTCAGACtgcacctccacctccacctcagCCGGCATTCTCAAGACCTGTTTCACCATACTCTAGGAGACCAAGCCCTCCACGCTCTGCTGGTCCTGTATTTTCAAGGAGTGTAATTGATAGTCTCAAGAAGACAAATGAGCTACTAAATCAAGAAGTAACAAAGCTGCAAAACCAA GTTAGAAGTTTGAAGCAGAAGTCAGAAGGTCAAGATGCAGAGATTCAGAAATTACGTAAAAATGCCCAAGAAGCTGATTTGTTGGCTCTGGAAGAATCTTCTAAATGCACGGTAGCAAAGGAAGTTGTCAAGTCCATCACAACACAG CTTAAAGAAATGGAAAAGCAGTTACCTCCTGAGGTCTATGACAGTGAAACCTTTAAATCTATGCAAACTCAAATTGAAGCTTTTCTAAATACCAGTGGAACTCAAGCAGCCGAATTTTCATCTTCTTTACCAGCAGACTTGGAATCTGACCAGAAAAATGCCCCTGTTACCAATCCCTTGGGTGTGGAGGATCATGTAAATGCTGCAGGGCTTACAGACCTAACACAGAATGGTGAAAGCTCTGTACAGGACAGCAGTAAATTATCCATTTCAATTACAAGAGATGCTGTGCCTCAACAAAGCACAGAAAATGGCTCAAGATCAGCAGCAAAATATGAAGGAGAACCAGAAAGTACTGAACAATTTGAGCCTGGTGTTTATGTGACTTTCATTGCACTCAAAAATGGTACCAAGATCTTCAAGAGAGTTAGATTCAG CAAACGGAAGTTTGGCGGCCAACAGGCAGAAGAATGGTGGaaggaaaacaaagaaaggCTTCTTAGGAAGTACACCCCACCAGCATCAAGCAGTGCTCCAACTGGGTCATCGGTTCCTCCAGCACCAACAGATGAAAGTAATGAGTTGGCACAATCTTCCCAAACTTAG